One genomic window of Grus americana isolate bGruAme1 chromosome 29, bGruAme1.mat, whole genome shotgun sequence includes the following:
- the LYSMD1 gene encoding lysM and putative peptidoglycan-binding domain-containing protein 1, which translates to MAAPAAAVAPRHDGSCSSAAPSPAGAWGGRQRTPPGGRNRGGVRGRGAGKDPDLGGCYGGITARGGCKPHLPPVSNYTSQRPPRGRPGRAWPLRSYRGPGAPGRGGGAEPAPVNGGRSAGALGRSPRPGRGCSHEAPPALAGAGTERGRPAMAAGSGGAGASAREHRLEPGDTLPGLALRYGVTMEQIKRANRLYTSDTIFLKPTLLIPAPVTPGGPCPEDQDAPVPPGDTPAAPVLSRHDLSATDFLRQLDAEIGRSKAAAAAQRLRAGSTGTTEGEGTPSPDAKGPPASRGPRLGPRPLTRTPRVAALRDAEDEIFTL; encoded by the exons ATGGCGGCCCCTGCG GCGGCCGTAGCCCCGCGGCATGACGGGAGTTGTAGTTCCGCGGCTCCGTCCCCCGCCGGAGCGTGGGGGGGGCGGCAGAGAACCCCCCCTGGGGGCAGGAACCGGGGCGGCGTCAGGGGCCGGGGGGCCGGGAAGGACCCCGATCTGGGGGGGTGTTATGGCGGCATCACTGCCCGAGGGGGCTGCAAGCCCCACCTCCCCCCCGTATCGAACTACACTTCCCAGAGGCCTCCGCgagggcggccgggccgggcctggccTCTCCGGTCTTACCGGGGCCCGGGGGCGcccgggcgcggcggcggggccgagcCCGCCCCCGTGAACGGCGGTCGCAGCGCCGGGGCCCTGGGCCGGTCCCCCCGCCCGGGCCGCGGCTGTTCGCATGAGGCCCCCCCCGCGCTGGCGGGGGCCGGGACTGAGCGGGGCCGTCCCGCCatggcggcggggagcgggggagcGGGGGCGTCCGCCCGGGAGCACCGCCTGGAGCCCGGGGACACGCTGCCGGGGCTGGCGCTGCGCTACGGGGTGACG ATGGAGCAGATCAAGCGTGCCAACCGCCTCTACACCTCGGACACCATCTTCCTCAAGCCCACCCTCCTCATCCCCGCGCCGGTGACGCCGGGAGGACCCTGCCCCGAGGACCAGGATGCGCCCGTCCCCCCGGGGGACACCCCGGCCGCCCCCGTCCTGTCCCGCCACGACCTCTCGGCCACCGATTTCCTGCGGCAGCTCGACGCCGAGATCGGGCGCTCcaaggcggcggcggcggcacaaCGGCTTCGTGCCGGCAGCACAGG CACCACCGAGGGCGaaggcacccccagccccgatgCCAAGGGCCCGCCGGCATCGCGTGGCCCCCGCCTCGGTCCCCGGCCCCTCACCAGGACCCCGCGGGTGGCCGCCCTCCGGGACGCCGAGGATGAGATCTTCACGCTGTGA